The stretch of DNA AATTTCGACTTGGTAAAGGCAGGTGAATCTAGAATCTTTCAGCTTCACGAGTTGGAGGACTTCTGGAATTTTGCAATTGAAAACACCaagatatataaagaaaaagtcaagaaaaggcatgacaaaaaaattCAGGTTAAGGAGTTCCAAGAAGGAGAACTAGTTCTTCTCTTGAACTCGAGATTAAAGTTGTTTCCAGAAAAAATGAAGTCAAGATGGTCGGGTCCTTTCAAAATAATCAAGGTGTTTCCATACGGTGCAGTGGAGTTAAAGGATACACACTCAAATCGAAGTTTCAAGGTGAATGGAAAAAGGCTCCAACCTTACTTAGGGGAGAGTCAAAACTTCCAATGGAGTCCATTAATCTGATCATCACTTGAATAGTGGAATGTCAAGCTCAAGACATTAAatgagcgcttattgggaggcaaccaaAATTCGTATCCTTTTTTGCATTTCATTCTCATTTTAATtcctttagttttttttttttttcgttattAATTCCTACTTGTATTTGTTCTTGATGTTCCGTACGCTCAAGTAACCAAAATGTGTTCAAGGAGTGAAGTTCGTTGTGACAATTAGGCCAATCTGCGCCTCAAGTGCATTTTCCTACACTTAAATGCGCTTGAAGCGTAGGGCACGCCACTGACGCGCACTTCCTATCTAGTTGGGTTATAAAACCATTGCCCCTCAATTTTTCCCCAAACCATTCTCTCCCACAATAGTCAACTAGTACATATATCTCTATTACTTCTCCAAGTCTAGTTTTCAGCTCAACAAAGGTAAGTCTTCCTCCCCTATCAAGCTTTCTTCCATTATCAAGTAAGTTTTCTAAAAGTGTTACTTTCAACTacttcttgtcttgcttgatgaATTAGGgttgtttgaatttgaatttgtgtTAGTAGTAGACATTGTTCATTGATGCATGTAGGTTGTTTGAATTCGAATGTGTGCTAGTGGTAGAGATTTCTCACTTATGACTGTGGATTGTTCATGATAGCGTTTTAGCAATgtattgaatcgttgcaagtaatatttAAAACGGTAATATCGAGTgtcaaactcaaggattgcgttttactatcaaattatatttaattactaaaattgaacaaaaagttcccaaattgattgaaataatatttaaaattaacaacagtaataaaattgatccttgatattaagaaaaatgtcagggatgagtttcactttgaatctaaccttggtgtctaatttgatcctagttagtgaattcctttattgaataattattgaattctctttattattcttgccctaatatcttagtgacagaacatttaattccaaagtaacccttaaTTCCATAGTGGacttaagattagaattaagtattatcgtacaagaattctcttgttaaactattgcctttgaaactaatttaattggttttatGACCTGCATTTATCCaaagactacaaattcatgaatttctcatctcaagcattcgtaaagtccacttccgttcaaaatacaaatcgtaaaacattttaatgttgatcaagcattaagcacaaagatgaaaaaaataattcaataaactcatgcatataactagaaatcaaatcataaaattaaGGGTTTCAttttgttacactcatccctaacaaataaggtttagttactcttgacatagataaaaaagatagagattagagaagaattgcaagaaagattcataaatgattcttgataaaactattcCACTGGTGTTAGAAATGGTGGTCTTTatgtttctatgctagggcataagtctccaaacttcccaatagtaaaaatgatctctaaaaagtaaaaaaaaaaaaaaaacgcgtTTTTAAACATTGAGCCGCATGCCACGCGCCCCATGCGTGGAATTTGCGCTTCAAGCGTGCCTCGGCAAATTCAAAAGGGTGGAAATGCGCCCCAGGCGCCGTTGTTGCGCTTCAGGCACACAATTTCTTTGCTTTGGCGTATTTTGCatatttctcctcttttgagtatGAATTGGTTtacggtgtcttcatgaaagttgtagc from Cicer arietinum cultivar CDC Frontier isolate Library 1 chromosome 3, Cicar.CDCFrontier_v2.0, whole genome shotgun sequence encodes:
- the LOC101496279 gene encoding uncharacterized protein, yielding MLSYQIVYGKACRIPLELEHRVFWAIKYLNFDLVKAGESRIFQLHELEDFWNFAIENTKIYKEKVKKRHDKKIQVKEFQEGELVLLLNSRLKLFPEKMKSRWSGPFKIIKVFPYGAVELKDTHSNRSFKVNGKRLQPYLGESQNFQWSPLI